From Halogeometricum sp. S1BR25-6:
CGTCCTCTGTATCTCGAAATGATCCAATGCCGATAATGTCGAATTCGCCTGTCGTTTCGTATACGGTTGTTATCTGTTTGTGCTCCTGTAGCCGTCTGACAACGTCCGAGAGTGCCTGCCCCTCGACTTTGAGCTGTAGCACGGCGGTCACTTCGTATCCAAGCTCGTCATAGTTCAGAATCGGCGTATACCCGGTAATCACTCCCTCATCTTCGAGATCGTTGATGTGATTCGAGACCGTTGTCACTGAGACATCTAGTTCTTCAGAAAGACTACGTAGACTCGCCCGTCCATTCCCAATAAGCACATTGATGAGCTGTTTGTCAAGGTTTTCGTATGCCATAGTCTCTAGTTATTCTCGCATCGGAACTTAACGCTTGTACAATTGCTTCCGGTCAATCTCGAGATGAAAAGCTAAGGTAGAAACCAGTTCCGTGAACAAGTGTCTGACTCAGGAGCTCTTCGGGCGTACTGATTCCCAAAATATGGATAACCCACATATCGCTAAGAGAGATCAGAAGCGCAAGAGAGTAGGTAAACAACGCCCTCCGAATACTGAATAGAGGGCTTGCCCGTATCTGTTCGAGCATGTTATTGAACCACATCCATCAAGGTGCTATACTCTTTCTCTGTCTGTCGCGGATAGCCACTGAGTGACGACTCTGGAGTCACGCGTGCGACGAAGCATTACGGTACAGGAGATAGGACTCTCATTCATGGAAGTGTTCCACCGTCTGCGTAGCAGTTGAACTGAAGGCGCTCAGTCGCACGTACATCGTCGTCCGAATCAACTAAGCTGACCGTGTACTCACCGTGAACTGGAGGGTGCCCGAGAGGGACTGCGTATAGTTCGCCTTCTTCGGAACTAAATATGGAGTAATCTTCGGGATCAAGTCCGCTCATATCACGGTTGTTCGACAGCGGAATCGAGGTGATGAGGTTGTTATCGATATCTCTCACTCTGATCGCGTGATACGTCTCCTCAGTAACGGCTTGGTCCGAAACCA
This genomic window contains:
- the lrp gene encoding HTH-type transcriptional regulator Lrp, producing MAYENLDKQLINVLIGNGRASLRSLSEELDVSVTTVSNHINDLEDEGVITGYTPILNYDELGYEVTAVLQLKVEGQALSDVVRRLQEHKQITTVYETTGEFDIIGIGSFRDTEDVNQTIKQLLNDATVRQSSTAIVLNKPVENQQFELDVESSD